A single genomic interval of Cellvibrio sp. PSBB023 harbors:
- a CDS encoding plasmid stabilization protein, translating into MRVEFHPDAEAELVAAVDYYESSEPGLGFEFALEANLALERAVKYPTAWALLDANLRRTLFRRFPYGLIYSANAERLVVVAVMNLHRKPGYWRERTK; encoded by the coding sequence ATGAGGGTTGAATTTCATCCCGACGCGGAAGCTGAGCTGGTGGCCGCAGTTGATTATTACGAAAGTTCTGAGCCTGGTTTGGGGTTTGAGTTTGCACTGGAAGCTAATTTGGCCTTGGAGCGGGCGGTGAAATATCCCACAGCATGGGCATTGCTCGACGCCAATCTACGCCGAACCCTGTTCCGGCGCTTTCCCTACGGGCTGATTTACTCCGCCAACGCTGAGCGACTAGTGGTAGTGGCTGTCATGAACCTCCATCGTAAGCCGGGATACTGGCGGGAGCGCACCAAGTAG
- a CDS encoding addiction module protein, translating into MNAQQLIDEANELPVEDRALLVDSLLHSLNGPSAELDQQWLALAQQRLRDLKSGKVTVVPAQEVFGKLWNRFDK; encoded by the coding sequence ATGAACGCGCAACAACTCATCGACGAGGCCAATGAATTGCCAGTGGAGGATCGGGCACTGCTTGTGGATTCCTTACTGCACAGCTTAAACGGCCCTTCAGCGGAACTGGATCAACAGTGGCTTGCACTGGCGCAACAGCGTTTGCGGGATCTGAAATCAGGCAAGGTCACTGTTGTTCCCGCGCAAGAAGTATTTGGCAAACTGTGGAATCGGTTTGATAAATGA
- a CDS encoding cellulase family glycosylhydrolase, with amino-acid sequence MTQQNLSPHDTTVTNTTRFSSVIAPAFKFSLLSACLLGLVACGGGKGDHGVRAGLPSNSSAASVVPSSSASSSSLAPDTEGLTMLKTDGTKWVKASGRQVHLKGTNLGNWLVQEFWMMGQGGNGVHDQCTLEAELTDRFGYDEKERLIKLFRDNWIKERDWDQLKAFGFNVVRLPILWSVIEDEKNPKTLRDDAWHYIDWTIAEAKKRGIYVILDLHGALGGQTPNDHTGCSGQNQYWTNSEYQDRTKWLWEQIATRYKDEPVVAAYDPLNEPWGSTPEDMAERVLELYDTIRAIDDKHIIMLHSHYGSIDVYGDPAEQGMTNVAFQLHPYPGLFGDRPNDSHYDIHRDWLRCGQDGKGGVCFWDTKLDELQTPMLMGEFQPWQGAGLELGGKIGRATYDTFAGYDWASTSWSYKLVTIAGGQGNGLWGMVTNEVNTSLDTGVGMITKASTWDCNNWDSSFADACAKKATTITTGGTEDKTYYLVIKTGANGGASPDVTFDSISLKNTATNEELLANGTFGATGGWSELSISGSLHYNYASTDASKAPTGSDGAFLHITRPSDVTGEINGALYQQITLKGGQTYSFSGVFKGNGSTNTWAEIYLIEDEPVAGKDVVDNAGKVDFTTAPIEDIEALFTSYGEVDYDVHEGLAHWLVTDEHNDVFDYPNRPTGLTISVNGSNASLSWAATPGTGITYNVYRSTSAGSKGTLIAEDLTVTTYADSNLSEEVTYYYSVTARNSIAESYTSDAVNTPVLYTPVPAKIEAENYTAQSGTQTENAGDTGGGQNVGHFEAGDFVEYKIKVATAGNYIIEYRLASQTGSTGFNTLIDGAIVDTQTLAATGGWQTYVTQSSPAIALQPGNYTIRLRSIGKEWNLNWINIKAQ; translated from the coding sequence ATGACTCAACAGAATCTATCCCCCCACGATACGACTGTCACAAACACAACCCGGTTTTCATCGGTCATTGCCCCTGCGTTTAAATTCAGCTTGCTCAGCGCGTGCCTGCTGGGTTTGGTGGCTTGTGGTGGTGGCAAGGGTGACCATGGTGTGCGGGCGGGCTTACCTTCCAACTCATCGGCAGCTTCGGTTGTGCCGTCATCCAGCGCGTCCAGCAGTAGCCTCGCGCCGGATACGGAAGGCCTGACTATGCTCAAAACCGATGGCACCAAATGGGTTAAAGCCAGCGGCAGACAGGTTCACCTTAAGGGAACAAACCTGGGAAACTGGCTGGTACAGGAATTTTGGATGATGGGACAGGGCGGCAATGGTGTGCATGACCAATGTACGCTGGAAGCCGAGCTGACCGACCGTTTTGGTTACGATGAAAAAGAGCGCTTGATTAAACTGTTCCGCGATAACTGGATCAAGGAGCGCGATTGGGATCAACTCAAGGCCTTTGGTTTTAATGTGGTACGCCTGCCGATTTTGTGGAGCGTGATCGAAGACGAGAAGAACCCCAAAACCTTGCGCGATGATGCCTGGCATTACATCGATTGGACGATTGCCGAGGCCAAGAAGCGCGGCATTTATGTGATTCTGGATCTGCACGGCGCACTCGGCGGCCAAACGCCGAATGATCACACCGGCTGCTCCGGTCAAAACCAATATTGGACTAACAGCGAATACCAGGATCGCACCAAGTGGCTGTGGGAGCAGATTGCTACCCGCTACAAAGATGAACCTGTCGTGGCGGCCTATGATCCGCTCAACGAACCCTGGGGTTCGACCCCTGAAGACATGGCCGAGCGAGTGCTGGAGCTGTACGACACCATCCGTGCCATCGACGATAAACACATCATTATGTTGCACAGCCATTACGGCAGCATCGATGTCTATGGCGACCCGGCTGAACAGGGTATGACCAACGTTGCCTTTCAACTCCACCCCTACCCCGGCTTGTTTGGCGATAGACCCAACGACAGCCATTATGATATTCACCGCGACTGGCTCAGATGCGGTCAGGACGGCAAAGGCGGCGTGTGTTTCTGGGATACCAAACTCGACGAACTGCAAACCCCCATGCTGATGGGCGAGTTCCAACCCTGGCAGGGCGCGGGCCTGGAATTGGGCGGCAAAATTGGTCGCGCCACCTACGATACTTTTGCGGGCTACGACTGGGCATCCACCAGTTGGTCCTACAAGCTGGTGACCATTGCCGGTGGGCAAGGCAATGGCCTGTGGGGCATGGTGACCAATGAGGTTAATACCAGCCTGGATACAGGTGTAGGCATGATTACCAAAGCCAGCACCTGGGATTGCAACAACTGGGACTCCAGTTTTGCCGATGCCTGTGCCAAAAAAGCCACCACCATCACTACCGGCGGCACTGAAGACAAAACCTATTATCTGGTGATTAAAACCGGCGCAAACGGCGGCGCCAGCCCGGATGTCACTTTCGATAGCATCAGCCTTAAAAACACCGCAACCAACGAAGAGCTGCTGGCCAACGGCACCTTTGGCGCTACTGGCGGCTGGTCTGAACTGTCCATCAGCGGTTCACTCCATTACAACTACGCCAGTACCGATGCGAGCAAAGCGCCCACCGGTAGCGACGGCGCCTTCTTGCACATTACTCGCCCGAGCGATGTGACAGGTGAAATCAACGGCGCGCTCTACCAGCAAATCACCCTGAAAGGCGGCCAAACCTACAGCTTCAGCGGCGTGTTTAAAGGCAATGGCAGTACCAATACCTGGGCGGAAATCTACCTGATTGAAGATGAACCCGTAGCCGGTAAGGATGTAGTGGACAACGCAGGTAAGGTGGATTTCACCACCGCGCCCATCGAGGACATTGAAGCCCTGTTCACCAGCTATGGCGAAGTCGATTATGACGTGCATGAAGGCCTGGCGCATTGGTTAGTGACCGATGAGCACAACGACGTGTTCGACTACCCGAATCGCCCCACTGGTCTGACGATTAGTGTCAACGGCAGCAATGCATCGCTGAGTTGGGCGGCAACACCGGGCACCGGCATTACCTATAACGTCTACCGCTCCACCTCGGCAGGCAGCAAAGGTACTTTAATCGCCGAAGACCTGACGGTTACCACCTATGCCGACAGCAACCTGAGTGAAGAGGTGACCTATTACTATTCAGTGACCGCGCGCAATAGCATCGCGGAAAGCTATACCAGTGATGCAGTCAATACCCCGGTGCTCTACACACCAGTGCCCGCCAAAATTGAAGCGGAAAACTACACCGCACAAAGTGGTACTCAAACCGAAAACGCGGGTGATACCGGCGGTGGTCAAAACGTGGGTCACTTTGAAGCGGGCGATTTTGTGGAATACAAAATCAAAGTAGCAACAGCGGGCAACTACATCATTGAGTATCGCCTCGCATCGCAAACTGGCAGCACAGGTTTCAATACACTGATTGACGGCGCAATTGTGGACACCCAAACCCTCGCGGCAACCGGCGGCTGGCAAACCTACGTCACCCAAAGTAGTCCTGCTATCGCCTTGCAGCCGGGCAACTACACAATCCGTTTACGTTCTATCGGTAAAGAGTGGAACCTCAACTGGATCAACATTAAAGCGCAATAA
- a CDS encoding glycoside hydrolase family 30 beta sandwich domain-containing protein — MNKHLKKLIIALAITGASSAAHAADNASTTKTLSVYTTAKDTNLRLSQGDSLTLQPAQQAPETDTAIFINPQKQYQTFMGIGGAITDASAETYAKLSNKKKAELLKAYYDKKDGIGYSLLRTTIHSSDFASRSHTYIKEGDKTLKTFDIAPDKKHRIPMIKQTIKAAGGAITTYASPWSAPAFMKDTNNMLQGGKLLPEYRDAWANYYVKFIQAYEKAGIPIWGLTVQNEPMAKQIWESMIFTADEERDFLKNYLGPTLKKAGMGDKKIIVWDHNRDLIVHRANTIMSDPEAAQYVWGIGFHWYETWAGGKPMYNNVAEVAKAYPNVNLLLTEATVEKFNAERYHYWPNAERYGDSIINDFNAGAVAWTDWNILLDHTGGPNHVGNFCFAPIHADTNGELIYTPTYYYLGHFSKFIRPDAKRVSAAASRSSLQVTAFINTDNTLATVVMNSNDTPVNYRLYIGDKETKVTIPAHAMQTLVY; from the coding sequence ATGAATAAACACCTTAAAAAATTGATCATCGCACTGGCCATTACCGGCGCGAGCAGTGCAGCACATGCTGCAGATAATGCATCCACAACAAAAACACTGAGTGTTTATACCACGGCCAAAGACACCAACCTGCGTTTAAGCCAAGGCGACAGCCTGACACTGCAACCGGCGCAACAAGCACCGGAAACAGACACCGCTATTTTTATCAACCCACAAAAACAGTACCAAACTTTTATGGGTATCGGCGGCGCCATTACTGATGCCAGCGCCGAGACCTACGCCAAACTCAGCAACAAGAAAAAAGCAGAATTACTCAAAGCCTATTACGACAAAAAAGACGGCATAGGCTACAGCCTGTTGCGCACCACCATTCACAGTTCCGACTTTGCCAGCCGCAGCCATACCTATATCAAAGAAGGCGATAAAACATTAAAAACCTTTGATATAGCGCCCGATAAAAAACATCGCATTCCCATGATTAAACAGACAATCAAAGCCGCTGGTGGCGCCATCACCACCTACGCCAGCCCCTGGAGTGCACCGGCGTTTATGAAAGACACCAACAACATGCTGCAAGGCGGAAAATTATTACCCGAATACCGCGACGCCTGGGCCAACTACTACGTGAAATTTATCCAGGCCTATGAAAAGGCCGGCATTCCTATCTGGGGCCTCACGGTACAAAACGAACCTATGGCAAAACAAATCTGGGAATCAATGATTTTTACCGCCGATGAAGAGCGCGACTTCTTAAAAAATTACCTCGGCCCCACACTCAAAAAAGCAGGCATGGGCGATAAAAAAATTATTGTGTGGGATCACAACCGCGACTTAATTGTGCACCGCGCCAACACCATCATGAGCGACCCGGAAGCCGCACAATATGTGTGGGGCATTGGCTTCCACTGGTATGAAACCTGGGCGGGCGGCAAACCTATGTACAACAATGTTGCCGAAGTTGCCAAAGCATATCCCAACGTAAATTTATTGCTCACTGAAGCCACGGTAGAAAAATTTAACGCCGAACGCTATCACTACTGGCCCAACGCCGAACGCTACGGCGATTCGATCATCAACGATTTTAATGCGGGCGCGGTTGCCTGGACGGATTGGAACATTCTGCTCGACCACACCGGCGGCCCCAACCACGTTGGCAATTTTTGTTTCGCACCGATTCATGCAGACACCAACGGCGAATTAATTTACACACCCACTTATTATTATCTGGGTCACTTCTCCAAATTTATCCGCCCGGACGCCAAACGCGTGAGCGCCGCCGCCAGCCGCAGCTCACTGCAAGTCACCGCCTTCATCAACACCGACAACACCCTCGCCACCGTAGTGATGAACAGCAACGACACCCCGGTGAACTACCGCCTCTACATTGGCGACAAGGAAACCAAAGTCACCATCCCTGCACATGCGATGCAGACGTTGGTGTATTAA
- a CDS encoding winged helix-turn-helix domain-containing protein: MKKKITGARLKVQARIMLDDEIAFGPGKADLLDAIEATGSISAAGKQLAMSYRRAWMLVDSMNRCFQQPLVETATGGSHGGGTRLTEAGLDVLKRYRQLQQDIQQLSDKHFPEFQPRLRKKPLPPA, from the coding sequence ATGAAGAAAAAAATCACCGGTGCGCGGCTGAAAGTACAAGCGCGGATTATGTTGGATGATGAGATTGCCTTTGGGCCAGGCAAAGCAGATTTGCTGGATGCGATTGAGGCAACCGGTTCTATCTCGGCAGCGGGCAAGCAGTTGGCGATGAGTTATCGGCGCGCGTGGATGTTAGTGGATAGTATGAACCGCTGTTTTCAGCAGCCGCTGGTAGAAACAGCGACTGGTGGCAGCCATGGTGGTGGTACACGCTTAACGGAAGCCGGGCTTGATGTGCTGAAACGCTATAGACAATTGCAGCAGGACATACAGCAACTTAGCGATAAACATTTCCCGGAATTTCAACCGCGATTGCGTAAAAAACCACTGCCGCCTGCATAA
- a CDS encoding ATP-binding cassette domain-containing protein, whose amino-acid sequence MLELQFSYRRDNFSLAVNQTLDAPITGIMGASGSGKSTLLALFAGLLTPRDGVITLNNNVLCDTRTKQFIPPHQRHIGLVFQDGQLLPHLSVRHNLLYGYNNIAPAQRRFSLDTIVELLEIAPLLARRPVELSGGEKQRVALGRAVLYSPQLLLLDEPLSALDERLKQQILPFFLRIYRECNIPMIYVTHALSEIHQLTDECLWVENGELIRRV is encoded by the coding sequence GTGCTTGAATTACAATTTTCCTACCGGCGCGACAATTTTTCTTTAGCCGTTAATCAAACACTGGATGCACCCATCACCGGCATTATGGGCGCATCGGGCAGCGGCAAAAGTACATTGCTGGCGTTGTTTGCAGGCCTGTTAACACCGCGAGACGGTGTGATCACACTGAACAACAATGTCCTGTGTGATACCCGTACAAAACAATTTATACCGCCGCACCAGCGGCATATAGGGTTGGTATTTCAGGATGGTCAATTACTGCCGCATTTATCGGTGCGCCATAATTTACTCTACGGCTATAACAATATCGCACCGGCGCAACGTCGCTTTTCATTGGATACTATTGTTGAACTGTTGGAGATTGCACCATTACTAGCGCGTCGCCCTGTGGAATTATCCGGTGGTGAAAAGCAGCGTGTTGCGTTGGGTCGCGCGGTACTTTATTCGCCGCAATTATTATTGTTGGATGAACCCTTGTCGGCGTTGGATGAGCGCTTGAAGCAGCAAATATTGCCGTTTTTCCTGCGTATATATCGCGAGTGCAATATCCCGATGATTTATGTCACCCATGCGCTGAGTGAAATTCATCAACTCACCGACGAATGCCTGTGGGTAGAAAATGGTGAGCTGATTCGTCGTGTGTAA
- the modB gene encoding molybdate ABC transporter permease subunit: protein MLTDAEWEVLLLSAQVGLCATLLCLMPGVFFGWLLARKDFFAKPALEAVLFMPMVLPPTVPGYLLLVTFGSQGAVGQWLKTHFNIEFAFNWKGAVLAAAVIAFPLMVQAAKLSVHMIDRRLEQAASTLGSSPFKVWFTVTLPLMLPGILIGALMVFSRSLGEFGATITFVGNIAGETRTLPLAIYSATHQIGGDAIAARLIVICLALAFFSLLLSNILTRRTERWLGVRRA, encoded by the coding sequence ATGTTGACCGATGCAGAGTGGGAGGTGTTGTTGCTCTCGGCCCAAGTGGGCTTGTGTGCAACACTCTTGTGCCTAATGCCTGGCGTGTTTTTTGGCTGGCTATTAGCGCGCAAGGATTTTTTTGCCAAGCCCGCATTGGAGGCAGTGCTATTTATGCCCATGGTGTTGCCGCCAACGGTGCCGGGTTATTTATTGTTGGTCACCTTTGGTAGTCAGGGCGCTGTTGGTCAGTGGTTGAAAACCCATTTCAATATTGAATTTGCGTTTAATTGGAAAGGCGCCGTGTTGGCGGCGGCGGTGATTGCGTTTCCATTGATGGTACAAGCCGCAAAATTATCGGTGCACATGATAGATCGTCGCTTGGAGCAGGCGGCTAGTACACTCGGTTCCAGTCCGTTTAAGGTGTGGTTTACGGTTACCTTACCGCTCATGTTGCCCGGTATTTTAATTGGCGCACTGATGGTGTTCAGTCGCTCACTCGGTGAATTTGGTGCGACGATTACTTTTGTAGGCAATATTGCCGGTGAAACCCGCACTTTGCCGCTGGCGATTTATTCCGCCACCCATCAAATCGGCGGTGATGCGATTGCGGCGCGGTTAATTGTAATCTGTCTGGCGTTGGCATTTTTTTCGCTGCTCTTGAGCAATATCCTAACCCGTCGCACCGAGCGTTGGCTGGGAGTGCGCCGTGCTTGA
- the modA gene encoding molybdate ABC transporter substrate-binding protein, which yields MGKHRLRNQWASKATLWTLLWIALLFVGAVQGAEVRVYAAASLTDVVTELAQRYEKQHDNISIKTAFAGSSTLAKQIENGAPADVFISADKEWADYLAQRKLLASDSRKELLVNSLVLIAPRTATVPIELTADKTLVDQFQGKLCTGDPASVPVGKYARQALGYYGWWNSIASRLVGTEDVRTALAFVERGECALGIVYKTDAQMSQKVSVVAQFPAQAHQPIVYPGALTKIAGNDAAAFWQFLQSPEAIAVFNRYGFSTSP from the coding sequence ATGGGTAAACACAGGCTTCGCAATCAATGGGCATCAAAGGCAACCTTATGGACCCTGTTATGGATAGCGTTGCTTTTTGTTGGTGCAGTGCAAGGTGCAGAGGTCAGGGTTTATGCCGCGGCCAGCCTGACCGATGTTGTCACTGAACTGGCGCAGCGCTACGAAAAGCAGCACGACAATATATCCATTAAAACCGCATTTGCCGGTTCATCCACCCTGGCAAAGCAAATAGAGAATGGTGCTCCGGCAGACGTGTTTATTTCGGCCGATAAAGAGTGGGCGGATTATTTGGCGCAGCGCAAATTATTGGCTAGCGACAGTCGCAAAGAGTTGCTGGTGAATAGCCTGGTATTAATTGCACCTCGCACAGCGACAGTGCCTATCGAATTAACGGCGGACAAAACACTGGTCGATCAATTCCAGGGCAAGTTGTGTACGGGTGATCCTGCGTCTGTGCCGGTGGGTAAATATGCCAGGCAAGCCTTGGGCTATTATGGGTGGTGGAATTCTATCGCCAGTCGTTTGGTGGGCACGGAGGACGTGCGCACCGCCTTGGCTTTTGTGGAGCGCGGCGAGTGTGCGCTGGGCATAGTCTATAAAACGGATGCGCAAATGAGTCAAAAGGTCAGTGTTGTTGCGCAATTCCCTGCGCAAGCTCACCAGCCTATTGTATACCCTGGTGCCCTGACCAAAATTGCAGGCAATGATGCCGCCGCGTTTTGGCAATTTTTGCAATCGCCGGAAGCAATCGCTGTTTTTAATCGCTACGGTTTTTCAACATCGCCATAA
- a CDS encoding alpha/beta hydrolase: MNSLLSNNKSAVFRYCVVVIALLLPLVSQAAALKPKHAFETHKNITWAEPDNMPLTLDIYVPKTGKKNYPVLVIYHGGGWLINNNSIMNTMSEYIAGNSEYVVVNTNYRLLGDNNNSVHINQIVEDAMGSLLWMKEHIANYKGDPARVAITGDSAGGQLSAMVLLNSRKLESDGFAGKTLGFKPTYLPKGKTAEKIAKRDGLRVQAAVISYAAFDLYKAAQNGFETSSNIFWKLGNATPRGLFGDGISVDKNPEFYKAVSPMYNIPTRAQYQLPPQFVHVGSTDATTPPASSQQYVDALKAAGQPVEFKIYEGRNHAFLDNGCNEFLKVCFDRDAPEPLNDIIHFLDAIFWPAR, encoded by the coding sequence ATGAACAGTCTGTTATCGAATAATAAATCAGCGGTATTCCGCTATTGTGTAGTGGTTATTGCGCTGTTGTTACCCCTGGTGTCGCAAGCGGCTGCATTGAAGCCGAAACATGCATTTGAAACCCATAAAAATATTACCTGGGCTGAACCCGATAATATGCCGCTTACCCTGGATATTTATGTTCCTAAAACCGGCAAGAAAAATTATCCGGTATTGGTGATTTACCACGGCGGCGGTTGGTTGATTAACAATAATTCCATCATGAATACCATGTCGGAATATATCGCTGGCAATAGTGAATATGTGGTGGTGAATACGAATTATCGCCTCTTGGGCGATAACAATAATAGCGTTCACATCAACCAGATTGTGGAAGATGCTATGGGCAGCCTGTTGTGGATGAAAGAACATATTGCTAACTACAAAGGTGACCCGGCGCGTGTTGCCATTACCGGCGATAGTGCTGGCGGCCAATTAAGTGCCATGGTGTTGCTAAATAGCCGCAAGCTGGAGTCCGATGGTTTTGCTGGCAAGACACTCGGTTTTAAACCCACCTATTTACCCAAAGGAAAAACCGCTGAAAAAATTGCCAAGCGCGATGGCTTGCGCGTGCAAGCGGCAGTCATCAGTTACGCCGCTTTCGATTTATACAAAGCGGCACAAAACGGTTTTGAAACCTCATCCAATATTTTCTGGAAGTTAGGTAATGCAACACCGCGCGGTTTGTTTGGCGATGGTATTTCGGTAGATAAAAATCCGGAATTTTATAAAGCCGTATCGCCCATGTATAACATCCCTACGCGTGCGCAATACCAACTGCCGCCGCAATTTGTGCATGTTGGCAGTACCGATGCCACAACACCACCGGCTTCATCCCAGCAGTATGTTGATGCGCTCAAGGCGGCCGGTCAGCCAGTGGAATTTAAAATTTATGAAGGGCGCAACCATGCCTTTTTGGACAATGGCTGTAATGAATTTTTGAAAGTCTGTTTTGATCGCGATGCACCCGAGCCCTTAAACGATATTATCCACTTCCTGGATGCCATTTTCTGGCCTGCTCGCTAA
- a CDS encoding class I SAM-dependent methyltransferase, producing the protein MKKIALLATALFLSSCAIDNTTTPDKKHLSAADKQQLINITQSLPAEHQARYVARNPVETLEFFGIRPGDVVLEALPGDGWYSKILMPYLGEKGRLIGVDYSLSMWPEFGGFATPEFIKKREQWPAQWRTDAKRWGSAQVDAYTFADLPADLTGQVDAVLFIRALHNLARFDAKGQYLQQALAETYRVLKPNGTVGVVQHAMSESKPDAWADGSRGYLKESDIVSAMLKAGFELVDSSDINKNPKDNPQENDNVWRLPPNLNGTDAQKQQNQLIGESNRVTLLFRKK; encoded by the coding sequence ATGAAGAAAATCGCCCTGCTCGCCACTGCACTGTTCTTGTCCAGTTGCGCAATAGACAACACAACCACACCTGACAAAAAACACCTCAGTGCCGCCGATAAACAACAATTAATTAATATCACCCAATCGCTGCCCGCCGAACATCAGGCCCGCTATGTGGCACGCAACCCGGTAGAAACGCTGGAATTTTTTGGGATTCGCCCCGGCGATGTGGTGCTGGAAGCACTGCCGGGCGATGGCTGGTACTCTAAAATCCTCATGCCGTATCTGGGTGAGAAAGGCCGCTTGATCGGTGTGGATTACAGCTTGTCCATGTGGCCGGAGTTTGGTGGCTTTGCTACGCCGGAGTTCATCAAGAAACGCGAACAATGGCCAGCACAATGGCGCACTGATGCAAAACGCTGGGGCAGTGCGCAGGTGGATGCCTATACCTTTGCAGATTTGCCCGCTGACCTGACCGGACAGGTTGATGCTGTGTTGTTTATCCGCGCACTGCATAATCTCGCGCGCTTTGATGCCAAGGGCCAGTACCTGCAACAAGCACTGGCAGAGACCTATCGGGTACTTAAACCCAATGGCACAGTGGGCGTTGTGCAACATGCCATGAGCGAATCCAAACCTGACGCCTGGGCCGATGGTAGCCGTGGTTATTTAAAAGAGTCAGATATAGTGTCGGCGATGTTAAAGGCGGGTTTTGAATTGGTAGACAGCAGTGATATCAACAAAAACCCCAAAGACAATCCGCAAGAGAATGACAATGTCTGGCGCCTGCCACCCAACCTGAACGGCACCGATGCACAAAAGCAGCAAAACCAACTGATCGGCGAATCCAACCGCGTGACATTACTCTTCCGGAAAAAATAA
- a CDS encoding DUF1993 domain-containing protein: MNNNHKNPSTIFQHYLQQLKTIVHKIDIHQQGNPQILKHSLHPDMLPLLAQLRTAANFSLRCCCPLSGRERITFDNKDETFAGIQLQLDQTIQYLQSLPLNDAASTASLIEDQAGFTPLQLPAEEYVYHYALPNFFFHLNMAYAIGRAAGVPLSKGDFDGYHQYPDGFSFVSQEDQ; the protein is encoded by the coding sequence ATGAATAACAACCATAAAAATCCGTCGACTATATTTCAACATTACTTGCAGCAACTAAAAACGATTGTTCATAAGATAGATATCCATCAACAAGGCAACCCGCAGATACTGAAACACAGCCTACACCCCGATATGCTACCGCTCCTTGCCCAGCTGCGCACCGCGGCCAACTTTTCATTGCGCTGTTGTTGCCCGCTGAGTGGCCGTGAGCGCATCACGTTTGATAATAAGGATGAAACCTTCGCGGGTATTCAATTACAGCTGGATCAAACTATTCAGTACTTACAATCACTTCCGCTAAACGATGCGGCCAGCACAGCAAGTCTGATTGAGGACCAGGCCGGGTTTACTCCATTACAATTACCGGCAGAAGAATATGTTTATCACTATGCACTGCCCAATTTTTTCTTCCACCTGAACATGGCTTACGCCATTGGCCGTGCAGCGGGTGTGCCGCTTAGCAAAGGGGATTTTGATGGCTACCACCAATACCCCGATGGATTTTCATTTGTGTCGCAAGAAGATCAATAG
- a CDS encoding OmpW family protein: MRQLVMALVLGSSCVAAATHAHEAGDFLVRVGVAQVAPDASSGSVLGGGVDVEDATGLGFSGTWFATPHIGIEVLAALPFEHDIVGSGALSGVDIGSTKHLPPTVSLQYYPLGEGKFQPYAGIGLNYTTFFDTKSSAALDSALVGDTDISLKDSTGVALQLGADWQLNDNWYLNAAVWKIDIETTARISVDGTQAARVDVTIDPLVFMLGAAYSF, encoded by the coding sequence ATGCGTCAATTAGTAATGGCTCTGGTATTAGGTAGCAGTTGTGTAGCAGCGGCAACTCATGCTCACGAAGCAGGTGATTTTTTAGTGCGTGTTGGGGTTGCCCAAGTCGCGCCCGATGCAAGCAGTGGCAGCGTATTAGGTGGTGGCGTGGATGTAGAAGATGCAACCGGGCTGGGCTTTTCCGGCACCTGGTTTGCCACACCCCATATCGGCATTGAAGTGCTGGCCGCGCTGCCCTTTGAGCACGATATTGTGGGGAGCGGCGCACTCAGTGGTGTGGATATTGGCAGCACCAAACACCTGCCGCCCACTGTGTCCCTGCAATATTACCCGCTGGGTGAAGGCAAATTTCAACCCTATGCGGGCATAGGCCTGAACTACACCACCTTTTTTGATACCAAGAGCAGCGCTGCGTTGGATAGCGCGCTGGTAGGCGATACGGATATTTCACTCAAGGATTCAACCGGCGTCGCGCTGCAACTGGGTGCCGATTGGCAACTCAATGACAACTGGTATTTAAATGCCGCTGTGTGGAAAATTGATATAGAAACTACCGCGCGCATTTCAGTGGATGGAACTCAAGCAGCGCGCGTGGATGTCACAATTGATCCGCTGGTATTTATGCTGGGCGCGGCCTATTCGTTTTAA